In Flavobacterium luteolum, the DNA window AGAAAAATCGATTATGCCAACTTTAGACATGATTGGTGTGAATAACAGAAACTTAAAAACATTCGAAGTAAGTCTTGATTTCAGTAAAGAATTAGCATCACAAATTCCGAATGATTTTGTAAAAGTATCAGAAAGCGGTATTTCATCAGTAGAAGCCATTCAAGAACTAAAACCATACGGTTACAAAGGTTTCCTAATTGGAGAAAACTTCATGAAAACCGACAACGCAGGTCAAGCCGCAACGGATTTTATTAAAAATCTGGGCGTTTAAAAAATAGCCACGAATTCACGAATTTAATTTACAATCATTCGTGAATTCGTGGCGGAAAAACTTTGCGAACTTTTTCGCATTATAAACACAAAACAAAAAATCTTAGCGCACTTTGCGGTAAAAAAACACAACGAAATGAAACTCAAAATATGCGGCATGAAATATCCCGAAAACATACTCGAAGTAGGTGCACTCCTACCCGATTATATGGGATTTATTTTCTGGGAAAAATCCGCACGATATTTTAACGGAACTATTCCTGAACTTATTGAAACAATCAAAAAAGTAGGTGTTTTTGTCAATCAAACTCAGGAAGAAATTCTGGAAAAAGTAACAAAATACAATTTACAAGCCGTTCAATTACACGGAAATGAATCGGTTGAATTTTTAACGGAATTAAAAAATCAATTGCCAAAGAAAATCGAAATCATAAAAGTATTTTCAGCCGATGAAAATTTTGATTTTGAAACAATTACACCTTTTGAAAATGTCTGCGATTATTTTCTATTTGACACCAAAGGAAAATTACCCGGCGGAAATGGAACAACTTTCGACTGGACCATATTAAAAAAATACAATTCGAAAAAGCCTTTCTTTTTGAGCGGTGGCATCGGAATGAATGAATTAAAAGCCATTGAAGAAATTTCAAAAACCAAATTACCTATTTATGCAGTCGATGTAAATAGTAAATTTGAAATCGAACCAGGGCTGAAAAATAAAAATCTATTTAGCAACTTCAAACGCAAATTTGATGTTGCCAACTTTTAAAATTTAAAAAAATGAGTTTTAACGTTAACGAAAAAGGATATTACGGAGAATTTGGAGGAGCTTATATTCCAGAAATGCTGTATCCAAATGTAGAAGAATTACGTCAGAAGTATTTAAGCATAATGGATGAACCTGATTTTAAAGCAGAGTTCAATCAATTGTTGAAAGATTATGTTGGACGCCCTAGTCCGTTGTATTTTGCAAAACGTTTATCTGAAAAATACAACACCAAAGTTTATCTAAAAAGAGAAGACTTAAACCATACCGGAGCGCACAAAGTAAACAATACTATCGGGCAAATTTTACTTGCAAAACGTCTAGGCAAAAAAAGAATTATTGCCGAGACTGGAGCTGGCCAACATGGTGTAGCAACAGCAACCGTTTGTGCTTTGATGGGAATTGAGTGTATTGTTTATATGGGAGAAATTGACATTGCACGTCAGGCTCCAAACGTAGCGCGTATGAAAATGTTAGGCGCAGAAGTTCGTCCAGCGCTTTCAGGCTCTAGAACTTTAAAAGATGCTACAAACGAAGCAATCCGCGATTGGATTAATAATCCTGTAGACACACATTATATTATTGGATCAGCAATTGGACCACATCCTTATCCAGATATGGTAACGCGTTTTCAAAGTATCATTTCAGAAGAAATTAAATGGCAGTTAAAAGAAAAAGAAGGTCGTGAAAACCCTGATTATGTAGTAGCTTGTATTGGTGGCGGAAGTAATGCTGCAGGAACTTATTATCACTTTTTGCACGAACCGGAAGTTGGAATCATTGCAGTTGAAGCAGCTGGAAAAGGAGTTGATAGCGGACACAGTGCTGCAACAAGCAAACTAGGAAAAGTGGGTGTTATTCACGGCTGTAAAACGCTTTTAATGCAAACTCCTGACGGACAAATTACAGAACCATATTCTATTTCAGCTGGATTAGATTATCCTGGAGTTGGCCCATTACACGCTCATTTGGCACAAACAGGACGTGGCGAATTTTTCTCTGTAACCGATGATGATGCTATGAATGCAGGTTTACAGCTTACGAAATTAGAAGGAATTATACCAGCTATAGAAAGTGCTCACGCATTTGCGGTTCTAGATCAAAAGAAATTCAAACCTGAAGACGTTGTCGTAATCAGTCTTTCTGGACGTGGCGATAAAGATTTAGATAATTACATTGATTACTTTAAATTGTAATAAAAGTATTAATTTGCACCTCTCTAATCGCAACTATTAACGAGAAAAATATAATTATGGAAAAGTTATTCTCATACGGAACATTAAGATCTAAACAAGTTCAAATGCAGATTTTTAAAAAAGTATTAGTAGGAACTCCAGATCAGCTCTTGGGTTATAAACTAAAAAGTTTACAAATCGAAGAAGAATTTGGAATGGCAGATTATGTGGTAGCAATTGCAAGTGAAAACGCCGAAGAAAATATACATGGCGTAGTTTTTAATGTTTCTAATGCAGATTTAGCAAAAGTCGATTTATTCGAATCTAATTCGTATCGAAGAGTTCAGGTTAAATTGAAATCTGGGACAGTTGCTTGGGTTTATACCGAAAATAAATAATTTACAAAAATGATTTTAGCAGCGGCGCAGACAAAACCAAAACGCGGAAATATTGCTTCAAATTTATTAAATCATTATCAGCTTATTGAATTGGCTGCACAAAACGGAGCTCAATTAATCGTTTTCCCAGAAATGTCAATTACAGGATATGAAAGAGAAAATGCTTTAGAATTGGCTTTCGTCGAAGATGATTATAGAATAGATCATTTGAAAGATTTGGCAACCGATAATAATATTGTCATTATTGCTGGTGCCCCAATTTTAATTGAAAATCAGTTGTTTATTGGGCAATACATTATTGCTCCCAACGATTCGGTTTCTATTTACACAAAGCAGTTTTTACATGAAGGCGAAGATGAATTTTTCCAGTCTTCATTTGAAAATAATCCGATGGTTAAGATTGAAGATCAAAACATTGCATTTGCGATTTGTGCTGATATTGATAATCCAAAGCATCCTGAAAATGCTGCAAAAAATAACGCAGACATTTATATTGCGAGCATTTTCTTTTCGCCAAATGGAATTCCGAATGCGTACAGAGATTTACAAAATTACGCCGAAAAGCATCAAATGAATGTTTTGATGTCCAATTTCAGCGGAGAATCTTGGGGTTCGCCTTCGGCTGGACAAAGCGCTTTTTGGAATAACAAAGGTGAATTAGTTGCCCAAATGAATGACTCTGACTCTGGATTGTTATTGGTTGAAAAACAAAATGATAATTGGATAAGTAAAATCAGAACAGTTTAAGTTCCTGCAAGGTTTTCAAAACCTTGTAGGTATAATTAAATTACATAAAATAAGAAACCTACAAGGTTTTAAAAACCTTGCAGGAGAAAAACATACTAAAAATGAACAGAATAACTCAAAAATTACAAGAA includes these proteins:
- a CDS encoding phosphoribosylanthranilate isomerase, giving the protein MKLKICGMKYPENILEVGALLPDYMGFIFWEKSARYFNGTIPELIETIKKVGVFVNQTQEEILEKVTKYNLQAVQLHGNESVEFLTELKNQLPKKIEIIKVFSADENFDFETITPFENVCDYFLFDTKGKLPGGNGTTFDWTILKKYNSKKPFFLSGGIGMNELKAIEEISKTKLPIYAVDVNSKFEIEPGLKNKNLFSNFKRKFDVANF
- the trpB gene encoding tryptophan synthase subunit beta, which translates into the protein MSFNVNEKGYYGEFGGAYIPEMLYPNVEELRQKYLSIMDEPDFKAEFNQLLKDYVGRPSPLYFAKRLSEKYNTKVYLKREDLNHTGAHKVNNTIGQILLAKRLGKKRIIAETGAGQHGVATATVCALMGIECIVYMGEIDIARQAPNVARMKMLGAEVRPALSGSRTLKDATNEAIRDWINNPVDTHYIIGSAIGPHPYPDMVTRFQSIISEEIKWQLKEKEGRENPDYVVACIGGGSNAAGTYYHFLHEPEVGIIAVEAAGKGVDSGHSAATSKLGKVGVIHGCKTLLMQTPDGQITEPYSISAGLDYPGVGPLHAHLAQTGRGEFFSVTDDDAMNAGLQLTKLEGIIPAIESAHAFAVLDQKKFKPEDVVVISLSGRGDKDLDNYIDYFKL
- a CDS encoding gamma-glutamylcyclotransferase family protein — encoded protein: MEKLFSYGTLRSKQVQMQIFKKVLVGTPDQLLGYKLKSLQIEEEFGMADYVVAIASENAEENIHGVVFNVSNADLAKVDLFESNSYRRVQVKLKSGTVAWVYTENK
- a CDS encoding carbon-nitrogen hydrolase family protein is translated as MILAAAQTKPKRGNIASNLLNHYQLIELAAQNGAQLIVFPEMSITGYERENALELAFVEDDYRIDHLKDLATDNNIVIIAGAPILIENQLFIGQYIIAPNDSVSIYTKQFLHEGEDEFFQSSFENNPMVKIEDQNIAFAICADIDNPKHPENAAKNNADIYIASIFFSPNGIPNAYRDLQNYAEKHQMNVLMSNFSGESWGSPSAGQSAFWNNKGELVAQMNDSDSGLLLVEKQNDNWISKIRTV